A single Tenacibaculum sp. Bg11-29 DNA region contains:
- a CDS encoding DUF3667 domain-containing protein produces the protein MNCKNCNEIIENNALFCDNCGAKIIKSRITFKFLMVELFSMLGFNSMFFNTLKKMFLAPNEVLNEYLNGIRKRYVNPFAYLAVGAALSLIIFNFFSKDYLKMQATVNQSQTKEIKELANKDLSTIKNLSTEEFNKLKVKQQFAKKQLHYLDSWAGFILRNFNIITFLFLPFYALLSKFTYTKPHNFGEHIVINSYILGTTMFLTLLSFILGMLIHPSLLTYSILATLVYYLYCFSKLYKLGFGKSILKLLRFIGVLILMTIIILILGSIIGVIIGKFFPNLINLKS, from the coding sequence ATGAATTGTAAAAACTGTAATGAAATAATAGAAAATAATGCTCTTTTTTGTGACAATTGTGGAGCGAAGATTATTAAAAGCCGAATTACTTTTAAGTTTTTAATGGTCGAACTTTTTTCTATGTTAGGCTTTAATAGCATGTTTTTTAACACCTTAAAAAAAATGTTTTTAGCACCGAATGAGGTCCTAAATGAATATTTAAACGGGATAAGAAAACGTTATGTAAATCCATTTGCATATCTAGCTGTTGGTGCGGCATTGTCGTTAATTATTTTTAATTTCTTTTCTAAAGATTATTTAAAAATGCAAGCAACAGTAAACCAATCTCAAACTAAAGAGATTAAAGAACTAGCTAATAAAGATTTATCTACAATTAAAAACTTATCTACAGAAGAATTTAATAAACTTAAGGTCAAACAACAGTTTGCAAAAAAACAATTACATTATCTGGATAGCTGGGCTGGTTTTATACTACGAAATTTTAATATTATTACATTCCTGTTCCTTCCCTTTTATGCATTATTAAGTAAGTTTACTTATACTAAACCTCACAATTTCGGAGAGCATATTGTAATAAATTCCTATATTCTAGGAACAACAATGTTTCTAACTTTACTTTCTTTTATTTTAGGTATGCTTATTCACCCTAGTCTTTTAACCTATAGTATTCTAGCTACATTAGTATATTACCTTTACTGTTTTAGCAAATTATATAAACTTGGTTTTGGAAAATCCATATTAAAACTATTACGTTTTATAGGCGTGTTAATTCTAATGACTATTATTATTTTAATACTAGGAAGTATTATCGGGGTTATAATTGGTAAATTTTTCCCTAACCTAATTAATCTAAAATCTTAA
- a CDS encoding MFS transporter — protein sequence MNQKIKTLKIIHLALVAGVTLAYFLIGDFKNILNLEIDDSSLIYSFIPAVAYVLSNFIFKKVLKNIKKDTSDDEKFMIYQNASIYKWAVLEVACFSILFLKPDFILFGVILLFYMILLAPKEEKIFPLLEIRK from the coding sequence ATGAATCAAAAAATAAAAACACTTAAAATAATTCACCTTGCATTAGTTGCGGGAGTAACTTTAGCCTATTTTTTAATAGGTGATTTTAAAAATATTTTAAATTTAGAAATAGATGATTCTTCTTTAATATATTCTTTTATTCCTGCAGTTGCTTACGTACTAAGTAATTTTATATTTAAAAAAGTTTTAAAAAATATAAAGAAGGATACTAGTGATGATGAAAAATTCATGATCTACCAAAATGCTTCTATTTATAAATGGGCAGTATTAGAAGTCGCTTGTTTCTCTATTCTTTTTTTAAAGCCTGATTTTATTCTTTTTGGTGTAATTCTTTTATTTTATATGATTCTTTTAGCTCCTAAAGAAGAGAAAATATTTCCTCTTTTAGAAATTAGGAAATAA
- a CDS encoding NAD(P)/FAD-dependent oxidoreductase, with protein sequence MVKELQLRVNLIEEKKEDILKKKASRKLDIALSTITAVKVLRKSIDARKKDVIFNYKIAVYINEPLPDTPDYVFEYKDVSKAKEVHIIGFGPAGMYAALRCIELGYKPIVLERGKNVQDRRRDLRAINQEHFVNEDSNYCFGEGGAGTYSDGKLYTRSLKRGDVRRIFENLVHHGAADDILIDAHPHIGTNKLPKIIQNIRENIIKYGGEVHFNTRVTDFVVKNNKIQAIQLLNGNEMTVNAVILATGHSARDIYELLNKKDILLKAKSFAMGVRVEHPQEIIDQIQYSCSGQRDELLPAAAYSLVQQVNNRGVYSFCMCPGGFIVPAATANGEVVVNGMSPSRRNNKFANSGIVVELNIDKDFKKYEHFGALKGLEFQKDLEKIAFNAGGKSQVAPAQRLTDFVEGNLSSSLNETSYQPGLKSSPLHSLLPKIIGGRLRKGFDAFGKKMHGYYTAEANIIGVESRTSSPVNIPRKENLEHPEIEGLFPCGEGGGYAGGIISAAMDGERCAEAAIANL encoded by the coding sequence ATGGTAAAAGAACTTCAACTACGTGTTAATTTAATAGAAGAAAAGAAAGAAGATATTCTAAAAAAGAAAGCTTCTAGAAAATTAGACATCGCTCTTTCTACGATAACAGCTGTAAAGGTGTTGCGTAAATCTATTGATGCTCGTAAAAAAGATGTTATTTTTAACTATAAAATAGCTGTATATATTAACGAACCTTTGCCTGATACACCAGATTATGTTTTCGAATATAAAGATGTTTCGAAAGCAAAAGAGGTTCACATTATTGGTTTTGGTCCCGCAGGTATGTATGCTGCGCTGCGCTGTATAGAACTAGGTTACAAACCTATTGTTTTAGAACGTGGTAAAAATGTACAAGATCGTCGTAGAGATTTACGTGCTATTAATCAAGAACACTTTGTAAACGAAGATTCTAATTATTGCTTTGGCGAAGGTGGTGCAGGAACGTATTCTGACGGAAAACTATATACGCGTAGTTTAAAACGTGGTGATGTTCGTCGAATCTTTGAAAACTTAGTACATCATGGTGCTGCTGATGATATTTTAATTGATGCACATCCTCACATTGGAACAAACAAACTGCCTAAAATTATTCAAAACATTCGTGAGAATATTATAAAATATGGTGGTGAAGTTCATTTTAACACACGTGTTACAGATTTCGTAGTTAAAAACAATAAAATACAAGCCATACAATTACTAAACGGAAATGAAATGACAGTAAATGCTGTTATTTTAGCAACAGGGCATTCCGCTAGAGATATTTATGAGCTACTGAATAAAAAAGACATTTTATTAAAAGCGAAGTCATTTGCAATGGGAGTTCGTGTAGAGCACCCTCAAGAAATTATTGATCAGATTCAATACAGTTGTTCTGGACAAAGAGATGAGTTACTGCCTGCAGCTGCTTATAGTTTAGTACAACAAGTAAACAACAGAGGTGTATATTCATTTTGCATGTGTCCTGGTGGATTTATTGTACCTGCTGCAACCGCAAATGGTGAAGTTGTTGTAAACGGAATGTCTCCTTCTCGTAGAAATAACAAGTTTGCGAATTCAGGAATTGTAGTAGAATTAAATATTGATAAAGATTTTAAGAAATACGAACATTTCGGAGCTTTAAAAGGATTAGAGTTTCAAAAAGATTTAGAAAAAATAGCTTTTAATGCTGGTGGAAAAAGTCAGGTTGCACCTGCACAACGTTTAACCGATTTTGTTGAAGGTAATTTATCTTCATCTTTAAATGAAACTTCATATCAACCAGGATTAAAATCTTCTCCGTTACATTCATTACTTCCAAAAATAATTGGAGGTAGGTTACGTAAAGGTTTTGATGCGTTCGGAAAAAAAATGCACGGATATTATACTGCTGAAGCGAATATTATTGGTGTAGAATCTCGTACTTCATCGCCCGTAAACATTCCTAGAAAAGAAAATTTAGAACATCCTGAAATTGAAGGTTTGTTTCCTTGTGGTGAAGGTGGTGGTTATGCTGGAGGAATTATATCAGCAGCAATGGATGGTGAACGTTGTGCTGAAGCGGCAATTGCTAACTTATAA
- a CDS encoding zinc-dependent metalloprotease yields MTKRLLSKVLLTVFLIIFSLNLNAQRKKKKKNSKEVTQTKPKSKPDKNAIKPYAKVVTKKHKTDEGLFKVHSKDQQFLFEIPNSLLNREMLMVTRIAKTANGIGFGGGKQNTQVLRWQKKQKKILLKVVSYNVVADTLLPVHKAVVNSNFEPILYSFPIKAFSKDSTATVIDVSSLFNSDVKAIGFPQNKRKQYKISKMDKNRSYIERISSYPKNIEVRNVKTYISSAAPSNRSVGAVSMELSNSMILLPKTPMKRRYFDQRVGWFARSQTDYGLDAQKSKSVKYLDRWRLEVKDEDLEKFKKGELVEPKKQIVYYIDNATPKEWRKYIKQGIEDWQVAFEAAGFKNAIIAKDAPTKEEDPEWSPEDVRYSVVRYLASPIPNANGPHVSDPRSGEILESDINWYHNVMSLLHNWFFIQTAAINPDARSNKFKEEVMGRLIRFVSSHEVGHTIGLPHNMGSSVAYPVDSLRSASFTKKNGTAPSIMDYARFNYVAQPEDKGVALMPNIGPYDKYAISWGYRPIFNTTAKEEKETLNKWILDKAGNPIYRFGHQQVRNVIDPSSQTEDLGDDAIKASKYGIKNLQRILPRLEEWTTKDGETYDELKTMYGQLLGQFNRYMGHVSSNIGGVYENYKAAGQNGAVYTHVDKNHQKNAVRFVNDELFKTPTWLLNKTIFSKTEFSGSEERIRSLQVRTLNRILKTGRLARMIENETLNGASAYTLLSMMTDLRKGVWSELYNNKAIDTYRRNLQRAHLDRLNFLLNKAKSQKGSNNGGYFKQTAVNINQSDIKPVVRGELKRLKRDIKRGLTTTKNTLNRYHLQDAIDRIDSILDPK; encoded by the coding sequence ATGACTAAAAGATTACTTTCTAAAGTACTTCTTACTGTGTTTCTTATAATTTTTTCGTTAAACTTAAATGCACAACGTAAAAAAAAGAAAAAAAACAGTAAAGAAGTAACTCAAACAAAGCCTAAAAGCAAACCAGATAAAAATGCTATTAAGCCATATGCTAAAGTTGTTACTAAAAAGCATAAAACTGACGAAGGATTATTTAAAGTACATTCTAAAGACCAACAGTTTTTATTCGAAATACCAAATTCTCTATTAAATAGAGAAATGTTAATGGTGACTCGTATTGCTAAAACAGCTAACGGCATTGGTTTTGGAGGTGGTAAACAAAACACTCAAGTCTTGCGTTGGCAAAAAAAACAAAAAAAAATATTATTAAAAGTCGTTTCTTATAACGTTGTAGCCGATACATTACTTCCTGTTCATAAAGCGGTTGTAAATTCTAATTTCGAACCTATATTATATTCTTTTCCTATAAAAGCTTTTAGTAAAGATTCTACTGCTACGGTAATTGACGTTTCTTCTTTATTCAACTCAGACGTAAAAGCTATTGGCTTTCCTCAAAATAAGAGAAAACAATATAAAATTTCTAAAATGGATAAAAACCGTTCTTATATAGAACGTATTAGTAGTTATCCTAAAAACATTGAAGTTAGAAATGTGAAAACATACATATCTAGCGCTGCCCCTTCAAACAGAAGTGTTGGTGCCGTTTCTATGGAATTAAGTAATTCTATGATTTTGCTTCCAAAAACACCAATGAAGCGTCGTTATTTCGACCAACGAGTAGGATGGTTTGCTAGATCTCAAACAGATTATGGATTAGATGCTCAAAAAAGCAAATCTGTTAAATACCTTGACAGATGGCGTTTAGAAGTTAAAGATGAAGATCTTGAAAAGTTTAAAAAAGGTGAATTAGTTGAACCTAAAAAACAAATAGTATATTATATAGATAACGCTACTCCTAAAGAATGGCGTAAATATATAAAACAAGGTATAGAAGACTGGCAAGTTGCATTTGAAGCTGCTGGTTTTAAAAATGCAATAATTGCAAAAGATGCTCCTACTAAAGAAGAAGATCCTGAATGGAGCCCTGAAGATGTTCGTTACTCTGTAGTTCGCTATTTAGCTTCGCCTATTCCAAATGCAAACGGACCTCATGTTAGTGATCCTAGATCTGGTGAAATTCTTGAATCTGACATTAACTGGTATCATAATGTAATGTCTTTATTACATAACTGGTTTTTTATTCAAACAGCAGCAATAAACCCAGATGCTAGAAGTAATAAATTTAAAGAAGAAGTAATGGGACGTTTAATTCGTTTTGTTTCTTCTCATGAAGTTGGTCATACAATCGGATTACCACATAATATGGGAAGTTCTGTTGCATACCCTGTAGATTCTTTACGTTCTGCGTCTTTTACTAAAAAGAACGGTACTGCTCCTTCAATAATGGACTATGCTCGTTTTAATTACGTAGCACAACCTGAAGACAAAGGCGTGGCATTAATGCCAAACATTGGGCCTTATGATAAATACGCTATTAGCTGGGGATACCGTCCTATATTCAACACCACTGCTAAAGAGGAAAAAGAAACTTTAAATAAATGGATTCTTGACAAAGCAGGAAACCCTATATACCGATTTGGTCATCAACAAGTACGCAATGTTATAGACCCTAGTTCTCAAACTGAAGATTTAGGTGACGATGCTATAAAAGCAAGTAAATATGGTATTAAAAACTTACAAAGAATTTTACCTCGTTTAGAAGAATGGACAACTAAAGATGGAGAAACGTACGATGAGTTAAAAACAATGTACGGACAATTGTTAGGTCAATTTAATCGCTATATGGGACATGTAAGTTCTAATATTGGTGGTGTTTACGAAAACTATAAAGCGGCAGGACAAAATGGAGCAGTATATACACATGTAGATAAAAATCATCAAAAAAATGCAGTTCGTTTTGTTAATGATGAATTATTTAAAACTCCAACTTGGTTGTTAAACAAAACAATTTTCAGTAAAACTGAATTTTCTGGTTCTGAAGAACGAATTAGGTCGCTACAAGTAAGAACCTTAAATCGTATTTTAAAAACGGGTAGATTGGCTCGTATGATTGAAAACGAAACATTAAACGGAGCTAGCGCATATACTCTTTTAAGTATGATGACCGATTTACGTAAAGGTGTTTGGAGTGAATTATATAATAACAAAGCTATTGATACGTATCGTAGAAATTTACAACGTGCGCATTTAGACCGTTTAAATTTCTTATTAAACAAAGCTAAAAGTCAAAAAGGATCAAATAACGGTGGTTATTTTAAGCAAACTGCTGTTAACATTAACCAATCTGATATTAAGCCTGTGGTAAGAGGTGAATTAAAACGTTTAAAACGTGATATAAAACGTGGTCTTACAACTACAAAAAACACGCTAAATCGTTATCACTTACAAGATGCTATTGATAGAATTGACAGCATTTTAGATCCTAAATAA
- a CDS encoding DegT/DnrJ/EryC1/StrS aminotransferase family protein: MKKIQMVDLQGQYAKIKPQVNKAFDSVLDTAYYIGGPEVKGFGSDLEKYLDVKHVIPCANGTDALQIAMMGLGLEQGDEVITADFTFAATVEVIALLKLTPVLVDVEPDTFNIDIEALKKAITPKTKAIVPVHLFGQCANMEAVMQIAKEHNLFVIEDNAQAIGADYTFSDGTKKKSGTIGHIGTTSFFPSKNLGCYGDGGAIFTNDDDLAHTIRGIVNHGMYKRYYHDVVGVNSRLDSLQAAVLQIKLPLLDNFCDARRKAAMYYSEAFSTNSNIITPAISVFTTHVFHQYTLRITNGKRDELHQYLLDNNIPNAIYYPVPLHAQKAYKDERYNENNFAITNQLIDEVISLPMHTELDEEQLMFITKTINDFVS; the protein is encoded by the coding sequence ATGAAAAAAATTCAAATGGTTGACCTACAAGGTCAGTACGCAAAAATAAAACCACAAGTAAATAAAGCTTTTGATAGTGTCTTAGACACAGCCTATTATATTGGTGGCCCCGAAGTTAAAGGGTTTGGAAGTGATTTAGAAAAATATTTAGATGTAAAACATGTAATTCCGTGCGCTAACGGAACCGATGCTTTACAAATTGCAATGATGGGATTAGGCTTAGAACAAGGTGACGAAGTTATTACTGCCGATTTTACTTTTGCTGCAACCGTAGAGGTTATTGCTTTATTAAAGTTAACTCCTGTTTTAGTTGATGTTGAACCAGATACTTTTAATATTGATATTGAAGCATTAAAAAAAGCAATTACACCAAAAACAAAAGCAATTGTACCTGTTCATTTATTTGGGCAATGTGCTAATATGGAAGCGGTAATGCAAATTGCTAAAGAGCATAACTTATTTGTTATTGAAGATAACGCGCAAGCAATTGGAGCTGATTATACATTCTCTGACGGAACAAAAAAGAAATCTGGAACTATTGGACATATAGGAACAACTTCATTTTTCCCTTCTAAAAACTTAGGTTGTTATGGTGATGGTGGTGCTATTTTTACAAATGATGATGATTTAGCTCATACAATAAGAGGTATTGTAAATCACGGAATGTACAAACGTTATTACCACGATGTAGTTGGGGTAAATTCTCGTTTAGATAGTTTACAAGCTGCTGTTTTACAAATAAAATTACCTTTATTAGATAATTTTTGTGATGCGCGTAGAAAAGCTGCAATGTATTATTCTGAAGCTTTTTCTACTAACTCGAATATCATTACGCCTGCTATTAGCGTTTTTACCACTCATGTTTTTCATCAATATACTTTAAGAATAACAAATGGTAAACGAGATGAATTACATCAATACTTATTAGATAATAATATTCCGAATGCAATTTATTACCCAGTACCTTTACATGCACAGAAAGCATATAAAGATGAGCGCTATAATGAAAACAATTTCGCTATTACCAATCAATTAATTGACGAAGTAATTTCTTTACCTATGCATACTGAATTAGATGAAGAGCAATTAATGTTTATTACAAAAACAATTAATGATTTTGTTTCTTAA
- the aat gene encoding leucyl/phenylalanyl-tRNA--protein transferase, producing the protein MIWLPEEIVFPPHEFANEDGVLAFGGDLSAERLIYAYKNGIFPWFNEGEPIVWYSPPERMVLFPDELRVSKSMRQVLRKNNFTITENKAFKEVIFNCRHIDRNDQLGTWITDDMEHAYINLHEKGITKSIEVWMNDTLVAGLYGVDLNNGVFCGESMFSKASNMSKVAFIYLVKNCGYKLIDCQVHNEHLESLGAGEIDRSEFLKWL; encoded by the coding sequence ATGATTTGGTTACCTGAAGAAATAGTATTTCCACCCCACGAATTTGCAAACGAAGATGGTGTTTTAGCTTTTGGCGGAGATTTATCTGCTGAACGTTTGATTTATGCTTATAAAAATGGAATTTTCCCTTGGTTTAACGAAGGGGAACCTATTGTTTGGTATTCGCCACCAGAACGTATGGTGTTATTTCCTGATGAGTTAAGAGTATCAAAATCGATGCGTCAGGTATTGCGAAAAAATAATTTTACGATAACAGAAAACAAGGCTTTTAAAGAGGTGATTTTTAATTGCCGCCATATTGATAGAAATGATCAATTAGGTACTTGGATTACTGACGATATGGAGCATGCTTATATTAATTTACACGAAAAAGGAATTACAAAATCTATTGAAGTTTGGATGAATGATACATTAGTTGCTGGTTTATACGGTGTTGATTTAAACAACGGTGTTTTTTGTGGCGAAAGTATGTTTAGCAAAGCAAGTAATATGAGTAAAGTTGCTTTTATATATTTAGTGAAAAATTGCGGTTATAAATTGATAGATTGCCAAGTACACAATGAACATCTAGAAAGTTTGGGCGCTGGTGAGATTGATAGAAGTGAGTTTTTGAAATGGTTGTAG
- a CDS encoding alpha/beta fold hydrolase, with product MKKHIFLLLLVVISILIYNYYNEDTNELKIAQDSSGDEYLNLELGKMRYKVYGSENQNTLILIHGFNGYMECWNPNIDSLVHAGYKVVLYDLWGRGLSDRPRVDLKIEIFRNQLNDLIEFIDSKKVSLIGSSFGCVIASDYTLKYPNRVEKLVFVGPAGWPSDENKPSSLIKVPILSQAVFYFFGQNILKPKVENYLYDKKNYNWAVDYWEKYANYDGYTRSALSALKYSPVIDNLEGWKKIGKEGKPILFIWGEDDVSFPFSNAKKAKKLIPGSKVIGIKNSAHWVNIEKPELVNKAIISYLNE from the coding sequence ATGAAAAAACACATATTCCTTTTATTGTTAGTAGTTATTTCAATTCTGATTTACAACTACTATAACGAAGATACAAACGAACTGAAAATAGCTCAAGACAGTTCAGGTGACGAATATTTAAATTTGGAATTAGGAAAAATGCGTTACAAGGTTTATGGTAGCGAGAACCAGAATACTTTAATTTTAATACACGGATTCAATGGTTATATGGAATGTTGGAATCCGAATATAGATTCGCTTGTGCATGCAGGTTATAAAGTTGTTTTATATGATTTATGGGGAAGAGGACTCTCTGATAGACCTAGAGTTGATTTAAAAATTGAAATTTTTAGAAATCAATTAAACGACCTAATTGAATTTATTGATTCAAAAAAAGTTAGTTTAATTGGCTCATCTTTTGGTTGCGTAATTGCATCTGATTATACACTTAAGTATCCAAATAGAGTTGAAAAATTAGTCTTTGTTGGACCAGCTGGTTGGCCATCTGACGAAAACAAGCCTTCAAGCTTGATTAAAGTTCCTATTTTATCGCAAGCAGTTTTTTACTTTTTTGGACAAAACATTCTAAAACCAAAAGTTGAGAATTACCTCTATGATAAAAAGAATTATAATTGGGCTGTTGACTATTGGGAAAAGTATGCAAATTACGATGGTTATACTCGTTCTGCTTTATCAGCGTTAAAATACTCACCTGTTATAGATAATTTAGAAGGTTGGAAGAAAATTGGAAAAGAAGGAAAGCCAATTTTATTTATTTGGGGTGAAGATGATGTTAGTTTTCCTTTTTCAAATGCAAAAAAGGCTAAAAAATTAATTCCTGGCTCTAAAGTTATCGGAATTAAAAATTCTGCACATTGGGTAAATATCGAAAAACCTGAATTGGTTAATAAAGCAATTATATCATATCTAAACGAATAA
- a CDS encoding DJ-1/PfpI family protein has protein sequence MKRILYLCVLVVTFSCVTKESKEEKVFPDIKEGRYNVAFLIMDGTFNTELTAPFDIFQHTIFRKGIKQMNVFTVANTNAPVTTFEGMRILPDFNYLKDSLPKIDILVVPSAEHHLDSDLENKDLISFVQRVDKEAEFVTSHCDGAFVLAKAGVLKGKISTTFPSDIDKMRKMFPDLNIKKEVLFVHDGKYITSAGGAKSFEAALYLCEYLYGKEITKSLAGGLVIDWDVNKVPHLIVGKE, from the coding sequence ATGAAACGTATATTATATTTATGTGTATTAGTTGTTACTTTTAGCTGTGTAACTAAAGAGAGTAAAGAAGAAAAAGTATTCCCAGATATAAAAGAAGGTAGGTATAATGTTGCTTTTTTAATTATGGATGGAACTTTTAATACAGAGCTAACAGCTCCTTTCGATATTTTTCAGCACACTATATTTAGAAAAGGAATTAAACAAATGAATGTGTTTACTGTTGCAAATACAAACGCCCCTGTTACAACTTTTGAAGGAATGAGAATTCTTCCTGACTTTAATTATTTAAAAGATAGTTTACCTAAGATTGATATTTTGGTAGTACCAAGTGCAGAACATCATTTAGATTCTGATTTAGAGAATAAGGATCTGATTAGTTTTGTGCAAAGAGTTGATAAGGAAGCTGAGTTTGTAACTTCTCATTGTGACGGCGCTTTTGTACTTGCAAAAGCTGGTGTTTTAAAAGGAAAGATATCTACAACATTTCCTTCAGATATTGATAAAATGCGCAAGATGTTTCCTGATTTAAATATTAAAAAAGAAGTGCTTTTTGTTCATGATGGTAAATATATTACGTCAGCAGGAGGAGCAAAGTCTTTTGAAGCTGCTTTATATTTATGTGAATATTTATATGGTAAAGAAATAACAAAATCTTTAGCAGGTGGTTTGGTGATAGATTGGGACGTTAATAAAGTGCCACATTTAATAGTTGGTAAAGAGTAA
- a CDS encoding CocE/NonD family hydrolase yields the protein MKYLFKLSIILLLFISSCTPKTATEKEAKATIKDTYVKDNYNKKEVNIPMRDGNKLHTTIYSPKDTSKVYPILLQRTPYSCRPYGDDKFRTKIGPNLNLMKEGNIVVYQDVRGRWMSEGVYDNMRAYIPNKTAKQTDETSDTYDTIDWLVKNITNNNGKVGTWGISYPGHYATISTIDAHPALKAASPQACIGDFFFDDFHHNGAFLLSYFNAIPLFGTYKDQPTDSAWYSFPEMKTQDQYQFFLDKGPLKNLNEYFQYDKLDVATAENKDRIDDFFWKEMVEHPNYDSIWQSKGIIQHLNKVPSTVATMIVAGEFDAEDLYGPLETYKNIEKHQPNNYNTLVFGPWDHGGWARNKVQNKVGNYYFGDSISLKFQKEIETKFFNHFLKGDGSKNSGLPEAYVFDTGKKEWKSYDVWPPENTKKEVFFLSENQKLIIVPPVHKKYIKPINFVSDIKHPVPYSEDIKTIFTPRKYMTDDQRFAARRPDVLVFQTEELTEDFTLSGDILAKLNVATTGSAADWIVKVIDVHPADLKNDNKEMQSHLKLSNYHMMVRSEVMRGRFRNSFAKPEPFTPNKKTAVNIKLQDVFHTFKKGHKLQIQVQSTWFPLIDLNPQTYVHNIYKATEKDFKTQTHTVFSDSSIEFSVLK from the coding sequence ATGAAATACCTTTTTAAACTATCAATAATTCTTTTACTTTTTATTAGTAGTTGCACTCCAAAAACAGCAACTGAAAAAGAAGCAAAAGCAACTATAAAAGATACTTACGTTAAAGATAATTATAATAAAAAAGAAGTAAATATTCCCATGAGAGATGGTAATAAATTACATACAACTATTTATTCACCTAAAGACACTAGTAAAGTATATCCTATTTTACTACAACGTACCCCTTATAGTTGTAGACCTTATGGTGACGATAAATTTAGAACCAAAATTGGTCCGAATTTAAACTTAATGAAAGAAGGAAATATTGTAGTATATCAAGATGTTCGTGGTCGTTGGATGAGCGAAGGCGTGTATGATAATATGCGTGCTTATATTCCGAATAAAACAGCTAAACAAACTGATGAGACTAGTGATACTTATGACACAATTGACTGGTTAGTAAAAAATATAACAAACAATAACGGTAAAGTAGGTACTTGGGGAATTTCATATCCTGGGCATTACGCTACTATTTCAACGATTGATGCACATCCTGCTTTAAAAGCAGCCTCACCACAAGCATGTATTGGAGATTTCTTTTTTGATGATTTTCATCATAATGGTGCTTTTTTACTAAGCTATTTTAATGCGATTCCTTTATTTGGTACTTACAAAGACCAACCAACAGATTCTGCTTGGTATTCTTTTCCAGAAATGAAAACCCAAGATCAATATCAATTTTTCTTAGATAAAGGTCCTTTAAAAAACTTAAACGAATATTTTCAATATGATAAATTAGATGTTGCTACTGCTGAAAATAAAGACAGAATTGATGATTTTTTCTGGAAAGAAATGGTAGAACACCCTAATTACGATTCAATTTGGCAAAGCAAAGGTATTATTCAACATTTAAATAAAGTACCATCTACAGTAGCAACAATGATTGTTGCAGGAGAATTTGATGCAGAAGATTTATACGGACCTTTAGAAACCTATAAAAATATTGAAAAACATCAACCAAACAATTACAATACCTTAGTTTTTGGTCCTTGGGATCATGGCGGATGGGCTAGAAACAAAGTGCAAAACAAAGTAGGAAATTATTATTTTGGAGATTCAATTTCTTTAAAATTTCAAAAAGAAATAGAAACGAAATTCTTTAATCATTTCTTAAAAGGAGATGGTTCTAAAAATAGTGGGTTACCAGAAGCTTATGTTTTTGATACTGGTAAAAAAGAATGGAAATCGTATGATGTTTGGCCTCCAGAAAACACTAAAAAAGAAGTGTTCTTTTTATCAGAAAATCAAAAATTAATAATTGTTCCTCCTGTTCATAAAAAATATATTAAACCAATCAACTTCGTTAGTGACATTAAACATCCTGTTCCGTATTCTGAAGATATTAAAACAATTTTTACACCTCGTAAATACATGACCGATGATCAGCGTTTTGCAGCAAGAAGACCTGATGTTTTAGTTTTTCAAACTGAAGAGTTAACCGAAGATTTTACACTTTCTGGAGATATTTTAGCAAAACTGAATGTAGCAACTACAGGTTCTGCTGCTGATTGGATTGTAAAAGTAATTGATGTACATCCTGCTGATTTAAAAAATGACAATAAAGAAATGCAATCGCATTTAAAACTAAGTAATTATCACATGATGGTTCGTAGTGAAGTAATGCGTGGTCGTTTTAGAAATAGTTTTGCAAAACCAGAACCGTTTACTCCTAATAAGAAAACTGCTGTAAATATAAAATTACAAGATGTCTTTCACACGTTTAAAAAAGGTCATAAATTACAAATACAGGTACAAAGCACATGGTTTCCGTTAATTGATTTGAATCCGCAAACTTATGTTCACAATATTTACAAGGCCACTGAAAAAGATTTTAAAACGCAAACACATACTGTGTTTTCAGACTCTAGTATTGAATTTTCTGTTTTAAAATAA